The Candidatus Neomarinimicrobiota bacterium genome contains the following window.
CCTTAATAATGTAGCCAACAAATTATTAAAGGTGTTGTGCGCCATAATCAGGGATCAAGCACCCTATATTGATAACTATAAATCTATTAACCCAACACTGCTAAATAATGCTTGATTGGGTCTTAGTTATCGCGAAGACCCCAATACAGTCATTGCGGAGGTAGCATGCCTTCCAACTCCTCCCAATTTCGCTCATTGATGTACGGGGGTAGCATGCTACCCCCCTGCCTTTTCATGGATTCACAAAATCCCACCATAAATGACATTTTTATGTCTTCAAGAAAAACCCCCTTTTCAATCTTACTAAACATTCTGTGAAAACTATATTTTGTCCTCGAAATTGCGGGGAGTTGGAAGGGGCTCAAGGTCTAGATTCTATTTATGGATGTCGTTGTATTTTCTTTGTTTATCATGATTTTAACGGTGATCGCTGCTCTCACTGGAGAGTGGTGGGTTCATCTCCGCGCCCTGAAACGAATCCCTATCAGAATACATGTCAATGGAACACGGGGTAAATCCAGTGTCACACGACTCATTTGCGCAGGTCTCAGAGAGGCAGGTTATTCTGTCCTTGGAAAGACCACTGGATCAGATCCCCGCATTCTGGATTTAGAGGGAAAAGATCGCAAAATTCACCGACTTCAGAAACCCAGTATTGGCGAGCAAGTTCGATTCTTACGTTATTTTGGACAGTTTCGCCCACAGGCAGTTGTTCTGGAATGTATGGCAGTGCAACCCCAATATCAATGGATCACCGAACAGCATATGGTGAAATCAACCCATAGTGTCATTACAAATGCCCGTCTGGACCATGTTGAAGAGATGGGACATCGTCTCCGCGACATTGCCATGTCCTTATCCAACACCATTCCCTTCAAAGGCAATCTTTTTACTGCCGAGCAGGACAAACTAGACATTTTTAATGAGGTTGCTGCCAAACGAGGCACCGAAGTGAATGCTGTCACGGATCATGGCGTCAGCCACGAAGACATGATCGGTTTTAATCATATCGAACACCCCGAAAACGTAGCTCTCTCCCTGGCTGTCTGTGAATCCCTTGGTATTGCAAGAGAACAAGCTTTGGATGGTATGCGCAAAGCTCAGCCTGACCCTGGAGCCCTACGGATCTGGGATCTGGAAATGGATGGACGCCATTTCTCTCTGGTGAATGCCTTTGCGGCCAACGATCCACAGTCTACCAAAACGATTTGGAATATGATCAAGGAGCATCCTAGTCTTGATCATGAGCATACTTGTGCCTTTTTGAATACCCGCTCTGATCGTGTAAATCGCAGCTCACAGTTATTGGAGCTGATTCTCGATGATATAGAGCCAGATTCTCTTTTTGTTCGTGGTGATAAAATGGAACGATTTGAAAAGCCGTACTTTTCCAAAGTGAAGGGCCGAGTTGAACAGTTTTCAGAAAATCAAAGTGCAGCCGTATTCGTTAAAAAATTACTTTCACAAAAAGGTAATACGCTGATTTTTGGAATTGGTAATATTGTTGGGAGTGGTTTTCAAATACTTGATGAATTAAAAAAATATCGGGTTCATAAATGATAGAAATTGCCATCGGGTTGGGCATCATACTGAGTCTCTGGTTGACAGAATGGCTAGGGGTAACAGCAGGTGGCATTATCGTGCCTGGTTATATCGCCATGTACCTCCACGATCCATTACGAGTTATTGCCACATTCACCATTTCAATTCTGGTTTTTCTGATTGTCCAGGGGTTATCGCAATTCCTGTTGATCTATGGGAAACGCCGTTTGGTACTTTCACTCCTTTTGGGATTCTTCTTCGGCTATATCTCCAGAAATTATCTGGCAGTGGAATTCCAGGCTCTCGGTTGGGATTTTTATACCATTGGTTATATCATCCCCGGGTTGATAGCTTCCTGGATGGATCGTCAGGGGATTGTGAGAACCTTGAGTGTTATTCTCATCACTGCCAGCATAGTACAATTGGCAGTCATGCTTATCAGTGGCGGGGTGATTCATGTTTAGGCCAGCCATACAGCGTGCAGAAGTTTTGGTAGCCATGGCTATCATTTCCCTGGTAGTCTTTTACACCGCCAGTTCCCTGACAGTCGAAACCCGTCAACCTGCCTATGATGTGAAAATTGCTGCAGCCCAGCGTATGGTCAATGCCATGCAGATCTTAAAAGATAGTCGTGGTGAAGCCGCCGTATTTATGGATGATATCAACGATCCCAATGAAACTGGCTTAATCGGTCGGCAGTTTACCTACATCACCACAGATGAGGGTGATCTGGATGCCAAAATATCAGTCCTTGACCCCAATGTTGCTGCCATGATTGTGGATTATCTTACCCGTGCAGGTGTTTCAGAAGGTGACAAAGTCGCCGTGACCTTGACCGGCTCCATGCCAGGTGGAAATTTAGCTGTTGTTTGCGCTCTTGAGGAACTGGGGCTTGTGCCACATATCCTGGCTTCGGTGGGTGCCTCCCAGTGGGGTGCTAATATTGAGGATTTCACCTGGTTGGATATGGAAAAGGTCCTCTATGACACCTCAATTATATCTTTCAAATCCAGTGCTGCAAGTATGGGTGGAGGTTCTGACGTGGGACGACGGTTGAGTCCCCGAGGTCGTGAACTCATCCAGGAAACCATCTCTAGAAATGGGGTTGATTTCATTAACAGCGAAGACTTGGCCAACGCAGTACAGCGTCGTATGGATTTATTTAGTGCCAACGGACCAATCGATGAGTACAAAGCATTTATAAATGTGGGTGGTGGTGCCGCTGTGCTTGGTGATGCAGCTTACGTGCGGTTGATTCCCCCTGGTTTAACAGAACGCATGCAGTTCGAATCCATGCGTAATGGCGGAGTCATGGCGAAATTTGGTCGTGAGGGAGTACCTGTCATTCATGTGCTCAACATTCGTTCCATGTTTGACCAATTTGATTATCCTTATGCAGCCACACCCACCCCAGAACTTGGTGTCGGTTCATTCTATGCCAGCGAAAGATACAATCCCTGGACTACCGCCCTGGCTTTGGCGCTGTTGCTAGTGATGGTGGTTACCGTAGGTCTGAATAGTAAACGTAAGATTAAACATCATTTAGAAAAATACGAACCGGACTCCTATGTTTAAAAAACTGATCCTTCTGACCTTGATTCTGAGTAGTGCATTTGCTGGCGTTATAAAGCCACATGATGCGAAAAAACAACGTGACATCCTGATTGTTTCAGGGAATCGTAGTTCCTACTACACCCTGGATGGTCAATCCCTCGTCTATAAAGTCAATGGACCCCAGAGGATAAAAATTTATTCCCGCGCCGTACTCAGTAGTAAGAAAGGCAAATCAAAATCATTTGGTTTTGAAGTCCAGCTCAATGGGAATCAACCACTCCAGGTGAATCACCAACAGAAGTATAGCAAAGGTGTTAAATCACCCCAACATCCCAATCATTACTTTAGTAAATCTGCTGTTGATTATATCAGTGTTCCTGCCGGGGTGAACGAAGTGACCATTCGTCCCAAGAAGCGTGGAGAGCGCATTGTTGTTCGCGTTCTTGAGGACAGTAACGCTCCCAGGGGTAAGAAAAAACGTATTGATGCACTTTCTGAAGAAGAGCCTATCAAGCTCATATCCAATGACAAACGTCTCAGCTATTATTCCATGACCAAAGGTCACCCGCTTTTTGTGACCATGGAAGGTCCTGTCAACTTAGAGATAACCAGTCGATTGGGTTTTGGCCCACAAATGGGACGTGAGGAAGATTACCGCATTCAGGTTCTGGATAATGGTAAAGTTGTTGGCACATACTATTTCTCAACCGATCGCTCTGAAGTCACAACTGTAGATGGTCAAAATGGAGTTGTTCCAGGTAGCTGGCGTAGTTGCGATGTTAAGCTGGGTAAAGGCATGCACGAAATAAAGCTCAGACTGATGGATAAGGATCGGCAGGTCTTTATCAAGTTAAATCAGATTATTGGAGACTAGTGCGACGTTTACTCCTTATAGCACTCCTGTTCGGGCAATTATTCTCACAGAGCTTTTTTCAGAAGCTGGCAGCCCCAGTATTCTATGAGTTGGGAGTCCAACCCAATTTCCAGAGCAACCCCCTCAATCTTTCATCAGTAGAAATTCTAAAAGCGGGTCAGGATTCAGATTACCTGAATGGAATTACCTATTCCTCCAGTAACGTGGTTTCCTTCACTGGAAAATTGAACTATTCACCGCGTTTGTTTGCTGGTCGGAAGACAAGATTCAATCTTCAATTAAATCATCATTACTACCAGGATATCCCTGAACGAAGTTACCAGAGTTATTCCATGGGCATCCGGCAGTCTCTGGGAAAATATCGCTACCTCGACATGGGCTACTGGATCTTACCTGAATATTATTTGAGAAATTATTTGTTTCGAGATGTTAGAACGCTCCTATCTAGTCGTGAGGTATGCAATTTCGGTACGGATCGGATTTGGCTGGGATTACAACACCGTGTGAGCAAAAAGAATACAATAGAATATCGCATAACTGTCCGCAACGAGATATATCAGGCACCCTTTTCACATTATGATATGAAGATGTTGGAAGGAGATCTCAAATTGGTGGTGAGGCAGTTTAAGGTACTATCCCTGGTTACTGAGTTTCAATACGGAGTTGCTGACAATCATAACGACTTTGACAACAGGGATCGTTCCTATAAATATTTGAATATTAGACCCTCAATGACTCTGAAGATGCCAGGTAAACATAGACTTCGCCTTGCAGGTAGATATGACCAGCGAGCCTATGAGAGTGAACAAAATGATGATCCGCTTCATGCTGGACGTTATCAGGATGAAGTCCGCATTGAGTTCACCGTATTGCCAAACCTCAATGGACCATTTCTCGTGGAGCCTTTCGCAGGCTATCGTGAACGCCGTGTGGACTCCAGTGATCCAGCGGTTCAAGAGCTCAAATCCTTTTCGAGATACTGGTTTGGTGTTAGCTTTGGATTCAAATCCGTTATAGACATGTACTTTTAATTTTAAGAAAAGATGAGTTACGTTAAGCACATGAAAAGAATAATTCTACTAGCATCTGTAATCTTATTGACCCTAATGCTGACGGCCTGTTTAAAGCCAGATCCCATTGATACCATGACTGCTGCCACAGTAACACTTGTTGATGTGATTGAAACGGGTGGCTATGCCCGGGACGTCTCAGCCTATGGAAATAAAATTTTCGTCGCCGCCTCAGCAGCTGGTACGCAGATATGGGAAGATGATAATGGCGTAGTCAGCAAGATATTCAATCATCAGTTCGGGAGTGCCTCAGCTACCGCTTTAAGGGTTGAACCAGAGTACAAATTGATCCTTTCTGTGAGTAAAGATCAAGGATATCTCAGACAACTTAGCAGTGATTTGAGTGGTTTCGATTCAGTCTATATCAAATTTCCAAGTGTCCTTATTTGGGAGTCAGAACATTTTGGTGACCAAAATACCCGAGACATGGCCTCAGCCAGGGTGAATGACAGCCTTCTCGTACTATACAATACAGATACGGATATAGGAGATGGGTTGAGATTCACCTTCTTGAATCGATTTACAGATGGTTTGGAAGGCTATTATTATTGGGAGGCTAATACGATTAAGAAGTATACCGGTGCTAAAAATTATGGAATCGACGCCCAAGGATCGCTTGTGGCTTCTTCCCATGGTGAATTGGGTGTTGGATTATATCGTATTGAACATGATCACTGTGACACACTAGGAGTAATTGATACTGGCGGTGAGGCACTTGAAGTGAAGCTTTATGACAATTACCTGCTGGTTGCTGACAATTGGGCAGGCATGGAAATACTTTCAATAGGTGCAGGGGATAGCAGTTTGACCCATCTCGCTGATGTTGAGGTTGGGGGCTGGGTAAAACATATAAGTATGTGGAATGATCTGGCAGTTTTGAGTTGTGGGGAAAATGGAATGTTTCTGGTCGATTTGAGTGATCCAGGGACACCCAAAGTTGATCAGGCGATTGATGCGGGGTACACCTACTCTACATTTATTTCTGATGATATGATTCATGCAGCAACACGAGAGGGGATTAAACGCTACCACATCGAAAATAGGTAATAAATGCGAAAATCCCTCTACACCATACTGACCCTTCTTCTGGCTCTCAATTCTTTGGGAGCTGCTGATTTAATACGCCCCTCGATGAACCTCACCTCGACTGCTGGCGGTGTGCAGGTCGATCTGGACTTTCAACATGTCAGTGAAGCCCAATGGCGCTCCATGTTGGAGCAACCTGAATCATTTCATAATTATGGGTATGGTGTAGCCGGTGGTCCCGGCGATGCAGCTTTACCTATGCTCACAATTTTTGTTCCTATCGCTCAAGATATCACCCCAAATATTTCAAATGTCATTCGAAATGACTATAGTCTAGCGGGCTTATCTCTAAAGGCGACACCCGCAGGTCATCTGGATTCAGATATGCAGGCTGTTGAGATTGCTGTCTATGACTGGGAGCGTACTTCCAGATCACAAGTCGTCGATATTCTGGCTGGTGAAACCATGCAAATTAAGGGTCAGGTTTATTTGCCCATTACTGTGCGCCCCGTGACATTAAATGGATCCACACATTCACCAGAGGTTCCCAGTACGATTCAATTTGAGATTCAAGGTGTGGAACTTGCCGATGCTGCTCAGGTCACCGATGACGGTGGTATCCGATCCGTGACACTCCCTGAGGAACAGTTTGCCAGCAGGGGTCATTATCTCATCGTCACACCACCCCAGTTTGAGCTTTACATCCAGTATTTTGCTGACTGGAAATTACGCATGGGTTACCAGGTCACTATTGTGGGAACCGCCACGACGGGGAATTCAGCCAGTGCAATAAAAGCATATATTCAGACCGCCTGGGATACCTGGGAAAGTCGTCCAGATTATCTGGTCATTGTTGGCGATGAAGATCAGGGAATTCCCGGTCATTATATTCAAAATCCCCAGGGTGACAATCTGGTTACCGATCATCCATATGCCCTTCTGGAAGGGGATGATTCCTTTCCCGAGCTCATGGTGGGTCGTCTTTCTGTGGATACTGTTTCAGAGTTAATTGCATTTACATCAAAAATTGTAGCCTATGAAAGTAGCCCCTACATGGAGAACACGGACTGGTTCCAGCGTGCGCTCATGATATCCACGACCTGGGGTGCAGCTTCAGCCCAGGCCACCAAGGAGTGGGTTGCTGATAAATTGATTGAAAAAGGTTTTAATGAGGTCTACACGGCTTACCACCCAGGCGTGTCCAGTACTTCCAACATTGCTAACCCCATCAATGCTGGTGTGGGGTTTGTTAATTATCGCGGTTTTGGAATGTACAACGGATGGTTTGGTCCAGATTTTGTCAATCATGATATTTACAATCTGATTCATTCAGGAGCTAGAACCCCAATCATCACCTCGGTTGTATGTGGCGGGGGTAATTTTGCAGCTGGAACTGAGGACCCCTGTTTCGGTGAAGCTTGGACACGGGTTGGAACCGTTTCAGTTCCCAATGGTGCTGTCGCATTTTTCGGTCCCAGCGAACTTTACACCCATACCCAATTCAACAATGTTATCGATATTGGCATCTATTCTGGAATTTTCGATCAAGGACTCACCACTCTGGGAGATGCGCTCTGGAATGGTAAATTTGAACTCTGGCGTAATTACCACCAAAATACCTACTTTCCCTTTGACCAGACACCTGAGTTTTACCACCATGTCTACAATTTACTGGGTGATCCAGGTATGCAATTGTGGACTACTGTTCCCCAAAATCTTAGTGTAGAGCATATTGATACACTAGATACAGGTGAAAATTTCACTTCAATTTCAGTAAGCGATGCCTTAGGGGAAGGTGTAGCCGGAGCCTATGTAGCCCTCAATAATCTAGAAAACGCCTGGGGTGGATATACTGATGCAAGTGGTCAAATTGATTTGCCCTTTGTGGCTGAAGGTTCCGAAGAAATAAATCTTACCGTAACTGGTAAAAATCTGCTGCCTTATTTGGCAACCATTCCCATAACGTATGAAAACAACCCTCTGGAATTAGTCGAGTGGACACTTGAAGGGGGAGGACAACCGGTTGCTGGAAATAGCTCAACTATTCTGCTTTCCCTGGACAACCCCGGACTCACTTTAGACAATGTGGAACTAACTTTTTCATCGTTGTCTCCTGGTTTTATTTTTGATGAAACTATTTTAGTGGATAGCATATCAGCACTGTCAACATTTGACCTGGATCCAATCATCATAAACATTCCAGCTCTAGAACATGGCACACCCCTAACCATGGAGCTAGAAATTCTGATTGATGAAATCGCCTGGACCTGGCAGAAATTTTTAACAGTCCAGGCACCACTGTTAAGCGTGCAGGCAATAAATGTTGTCACTGGCGCTTTACTCATGGGCGAATCAGCTGAAATAGAGCTGGAATTGCTAAACACAGGTGGCGTGTCCTCGCAAGAACTGACGATTACACCACTGGCTTCAGAATTTGTCACCTTCACTCCGGGATCATTGACCTGTCCCTCCATTGACATGGATGGGTCGGCCATGACTTCTGAAACGATGGAGATCTTATTTGATGAGCTCCTCTTTCCTGGTGAACAAATTACCTTAAGATTTGAATGTGCCCAGGAGAGCCAGTTTGACACACTGGATTATATCATCCAATTAGAGGGTGCAAATCGCTTCGGACCTTCACAGGCGGATAGCTACGGCTACCGCATGTTTGATAATTTCGATTTAAACTATTCAAAGGCACCGACATATGATTGGATGGAAATTGATACCCAATTGGGTGGGGATGGCAGCACTGTAAACATATATGACATCTGGGAAGAAGATGATGCTTCAAGCACCCTCAATCTGCCCTTCACGGTAAATTATTATGGGACTGCCTTTGACCAAATCACGGTGTGCTCAAACGGCTGGGCCGCTTTTGGTGACCAATCTGTGGTAAACTTTCATAACAGGACTATCCCGTCACCTATTGGACCGACTGCCATGTTAGCCCCATTCTGGGATGACCTGATTACGGTTCCTGGTGCAGTTTATTACAAGCACGATGAAGTGAATGATATTTTTATTATCGAATGGAGCAGGATGAGATCCCTGTTTTATTTTAACGAGATAAGCTTTCAACTTGTTATCTATGGAAGTACAGGAAATCCCACAGATACCGGTGAAAATGATATCAAATTTCAATACCTGAATTTCGACAATATTGATATTTCATCCAATTTCTCAACTATTGGGATCGAATCCCCTGATTCTGAAACCGGGATACAGGCTTCTTACAATAACATAACTGAGCCCAGCCTTGGAGAATTCAGTGCTGGCACAGCAATTCTGTTCACTACGGATCGTGGTGAGCGTCTTGGCGATTCTCAAATATCATTTAGCTCGACAAGCTTAAACTTTGAGCAGGTTCCCTGGAGTAATGCCAGAGATTCGATTATCATCTCAAATGTGGGAGAGTCACCTCTCATATACGAAATTAGTGTGGTTTCGGATCTGCTTCTAGAGCCAGTTGTGAGCCAACCAATTGATCCCACAATCACCAAATATACTCCTGACGCTCCTGGAAGTGCATCCGTACTCAGGGAAGGCAGTGATGTCTACGGCTACAGCTGGAAAGATAACAACGATGAAGATGGTCCTGAATATGGCTGGATCGATATTGAAAATGAGTCCAATCGGGTTCCCTATCAGTCTGAGGAGTTCGATGATTGCACAGTGCCAGTTGATTTAGGCTTTGAATTTCCCCTCTATGATGATGCCTATTCAGTGGGCTATATGGGCAGTAATGGAACCATCACCTTCGAAGGTTTTCATTCACCCTGGTATAATATACGTCTGCCATCCAGTTCCGCCCCTAATTCTCTATTAGCCCCCTGGTGGGATGATATGAACAATGATAATGGTCCGCAGGGAACCTTCTATTTCTGGAGTAACGGATTTGACCAGTGTATTATGACCTGGAGAGATTTCCCCAAGTTTAGTACAGATTCTTTCTACTCATTTCAAGTGATTCTAGATGCTTACGGAACAATTAAGTATCAATACGAAGATGTCGGTGAAATCGTTGCCAGCTCAACAATTGGCTTACAGAATTCAGATCGAACCTTTGGTTTAACGGTACGTCATAATTCCACAACACCTATTGAGTCAGGTGCTGCAGTTGAAATACTACCACCCACACGCTGGTTTTCTGCTAGTGGTTGGACCAATGTTGTCAATCCTGGTGAAAGCACGTCTTTTATCATAGATATTCAACCTCGCAATAGTGCTGCAGGATCATATGAGACCTCACTCCTTGTGACGACCACCGCTCCAAATGCCCCTGAAACTGTGATTAATATTGCCCTGGATGTTGTCTTTGGAGAGACTCCTTTTGGTGATATAAACGGGGATTATCTGGTAAATATCCAGGATGTAACAGAATTATTTGACTTTATCCTCCTGGTTGAGGAAATGAGTGAGCCACAATTTAACCAGGCAGATATATCTGCCGATGAACGCGTTGACGTTATTGATTTGATACTATTAATTGAAACTATCAATGTTATAAATGAACCATAATTGATGTGGAGTTTTTGACTTCTATTAAACCTGAAGAGAAGGTATATATATAATGAGATTTTTATTTTTACTTCTGACTGTGGGAAGTGTGTTTGCAACCGGAGAATTCCAGTGGATTGAGAATGGAGTTCCTGTTCGCCAGGGCGTCCATATTGAATGGCAGCGTACTGGTGACGTGGGAGCTTCAGGGGAAATGATTTTTGGCTGGTCCGATACACGCACAGGGGATCGTGATGTCTATGTCCAGAAAATAGATACCACTGGGACCATGCTCTGGGGTGATACTGGTATCCGTGCCACCATAGCAGATGGTCGTCAGGAAGATCCAGTGCTGGTTTCAGATGGATCAGGTGGTGCATTTTTAGCGTGGATTGATTATCGCGATGATGAATATGGCGATGTCTATGCCCAACATCTAGACGCAGATGGAAATTTATCCTGGGATCCAGCCGGAGTTCCAATCGCAGTGAATGCTGGATCACAGCAATCTGCCAATATGGCCAGAGGTGCAACTGGCGTGGCTTACGTCATCTGGGATGATGGCTCTCTTTCTGAATCAGGCGATATTTTTGGAACCGTCTTAACCGCCTCAGGCCCACTTGCTTCAGGTGGTACCAACGGTCTGCCTGTGGTGAATGCCTCCGGGACCCAGTCAAATCATAGTATTGAAACCAGTGGCAGTGAAGTTGTCGTGGTCTGGCGTGATACCCGAGATACCAACGACCCAGATATTTATGGACAAAGACTAGATGTGAATTTTACAGGTCTCTGGGGCGAAAATGGCATCCTGGTTTGCGGGAATGTCTCTGATCAGGTATATCCCAAGGTTGCACCCGCTGACGGAGACAGGGTTGCTGTCTCATGGTTGGACAACCGTAATAATATTAAAACCGATATCTTTTCACAACTTCTGGATCTCAACGGAGCTCCAGTTTGGGCAATAGATGGCATCGCGCTTACCAACTTGCCATCAGAACAAAGCTTTAGTCGTGTCAAATCCAATGGAACTGATCGCATTTACTATGTCTGGCAGGATTTTCGAAATAATCCTCAAGACCCAGATATCTTTATGCAGAGCCTGGATTTCTCTGGTTCACCAGTCTGGGCCGATGGCGGAATACCTGTGGTGGAAGCCACACTCAAACAACTCCAACCTCGCTTCACTCTGGGTGATGCAGGAGGTGTATATGTAACCTGGCTGGATGAACGCAATGGTGGATATCCACAGTCAGATATTTTTCTTCAGTACGTCAACGCCGATGGCAGTATGGGATATGAAGTGGATGGTATTGCTTTAACCTCAGGTAAAAAATATCAGAATGGTGGTCTTGTCCGTACCGATGGAAATGAAGGGGCTCTCGTAGTATGGTCAAATGCATCGACAGGTAGTATTGGAATCACAGCCCAACATGTCCGGTTGGATGGTAGTCAAGCCTGGGATGTTGATGGTTCTGAATTCTTTTTTGGTATCGATGGAGATGCCAGCAAATTTCAGGCACTCACCTGGGGTGACAATGATGCCTTGATCTTCTGGCAGGACAATCGCTGGGCTGGCACAGGTTCAGTCGCCATGGCTCAAGTTATGGATCAAAATGCCTCGATCCAGCATACCATGGATGGACTGCCACTTTCCGGCAATGATCAACAATTAAATCCAATCATTGCCCCAGATAATGAAGGCGGAGCTTATGTTGCCTATTCGAATATTTCCACAGGAACAGAAATCCTGTTTGTCCAGCATGTAGGAGATGATCTGGTCCCAACCTGGCCTTCAGATGGACTCCAGGTGAACCCCAACGCTATCCTGGGTCAATTCAAGCCCAAAATGGTTACCAGTGCTGATGGTTTTCTTTACTATTTCTGGACAGAAGACATATTTTTTGTTGGATTACGTCTATTTGCACAAAAATAT
Protein-coding sequences here:
- the pgsC gene encoding poly-gamma-glutamate biosynthesis protein PgsC codes for the protein MIEIAIGLGIILSLWLTEWLGVTAGGIIVPGYIAMYLHDPLRVIATFTISILVFLIVQGLSQFLLIYGKRRLVLSLLLGFFFGYISRNYLAVEFQALGWDFYTIGYIIPGLIASWMDRQGIVRTLSVILITASIVQLAVMLISGGVIHV
- a CDS encoding T9SS type A sorting domain-containing protein — its product is MRFLFLLLTVGSVFATGEFQWIENGVPVRQGVHIEWQRTGDVGASGEMIFGWSDTRTGDRDVYVQKIDTTGTMLWGDTGIRATIADGRQEDPVLVSDGSGGAFLAWIDYRDDEYGDVYAQHLDADGNLSWDPAGVPIAVNAGSQQSANMARGATGVAYVIWDDGSLSESGDIFGTVLTASGPLASGGTNGLPVVNASGTQSNHSIETSGSEVVVVWRDTRDTNDPDIYGQRLDVNFTGLWGENGILVCGNVSDQVYPKVAPADGDRVAVSWLDNRNNIKTDIFSQLLDLNGAPVWAIDGIALTNLPSEQSFSRVKSNGTDRIYYVWQDFRNNPQDPDIFMQSLDFSGSPVWADGGIPVVEATLKQLQPRFTLGDAGGVYVTWLDERNGGYPQSDIFLQYVNADGSMGYEVDGIALTSGKKYQNGGLVRTDGNEGALVVWSNASTGSIGITAQHVRLDGSQAWDVDGSEFFFGIDGDASKFQALTWGDNDALIFWQDNRWAGTGSVAMAQVMDQNASIQHTMDGLPLSGNDQQLNPIIAPDNEGGAYVAYSNISTGTEILFVQHVGDDLVPTWPSDGLQVNPNAILGQFKPKMVTSADGFLYYFWTEDIFFVGLRLFAQKYDITGATQWAEGGLEIGPPDISGDTYVTSAIAMADSTVIYIWESETVEGTKTYISKLLQDGSTLWTESVTEATGSQRSSIAAYDPETDMITVGWEDHRNIIESSVDLYAVSIDSDGNLGTEQLISNQFGDQTNLALSFADDNSSILYAAWQDYDGFQHDIYVKNLTTDTAAEQITTLTTENKAPALRTINGSRYLVAWEDIRGGIHSDLYFYDSHPDSRGHAAEGVPVSTSVLNQMQPQILPFASSNPDSLTYIIVWQDMRSSGKTELTNIYAQAYSGQMPVSVDEVVVAQEFKVGSAYPNPFNGAVSIPIENMIGTSLDLYIYDLKGREILHETLSNQAVHTYTWNGQNRFGLDLSSGVYMVSVVSGTQLHTQKVMFVK
- the pgsB gene encoding poly-gamma-glutamate synthase PgsB; this encodes MDVVVFSLFIMILTVIAALTGEWWVHLRALKRIPIRIHVNGTRGKSSVTRLICAGLREAGYSVLGKTTGSDPRILDLEGKDRKIHRLQKPSIGEQVRFLRYFGQFRPQAVVLECMAVQPQYQWITEQHMVKSTHSVITNARLDHVEEMGHRLRDIAMSLSNTIPFKGNLFTAEQDKLDIFNEVAAKRGTEVNAVTDHGVSHEDMIGFNHIEHPENVALSLAVCESLGIAREQALDGMRKAQPDPGALRIWDLEMDGRHFSLVNAFAANDPQSTKTIWNMIKEHPSLDHEHTCAFLNTRSDRVNRSSQLLELILDDIEPDSLFVRGDKMERFEKPYFSKVKGRVEQFSENQSAAVFVKKLLSQKGNTLIFGIGNIVGSGFQILDELKKYRVHK
- the pgsW gene encoding poly-gamma-glutamate system protein produces the protein MFRPAIQRAEVLVAMAIISLVVFYTASSLTVETRQPAYDVKIAAAQRMVNAMQILKDSRGEAAVFMDDINDPNETGLIGRQFTYITTDEGDLDAKISVLDPNVAAMIVDYLTRAGVSEGDKVAVTLTGSMPGGNLAVVCALEELGLVPHILASVGASQWGANIEDFTWLDMEKVLYDTSIISFKSSAASMGGGSDVGRRLSPRGRELIQETISRNGVDFINSEDLANAVQRRMDLFSANGPIDEYKAFINVGGGAAVLGDAAYVRLIPPGLTERMQFESMRNGGVMAKFGREGVPVIHVLNIRSMFDQFDYPYAATPTPELGVGSFYASERYNPWTTALALALLLVMVVTVGLNSKRKIKHHLEKYEPDSYV